DNA from Amycolatopsis sp. DSM 110486:
TGCGCAGCGGCGCGACCGGCCAGACCTACGAGAACCGCGAGGGCGTGCTGCCGGCCTGCGCGGCGGGCTACTACCAGCTGTTCCCCGTGGGCACGAACGACCGCGTGATCAAGGGCAAGGGCGGCGAGCTGGCCTACACGCCGGACCGCTACTCCACGTTCAAGGCGATCGACCTCAACTCCTGAAATCCCTGACCGGCCTGTGTGCCGCCCCACCCGCGCCGGGTGGGGCGGCACGCTGCGTCATGAGTCGTTCGCAAGAGGACACGCCCAGTCCGGCGCGCGTTCACCGCTTCAGGCCGGCAAGCGGGCAGACTGATCGGTAGCGAAACGGGGATTACTGCTTGAGGGAGTGGCCGTGTACCGGGTTTTCGAGGCACTCGACGAGCTCGTCACGATCGTCGAAGAGGCCCGCGGGGTGCCCATGACGTCCAGCTGCGTCGTGCCGCGCGGTGACGTCCTCGAGCTGCTCGACGACGTCCGCGACGCGCTGCCTGGCGAGGTCGACGACGCCCAGGACGTGCTCGACAAGCGCGACGACCTGCTGCACGCCGCCCGCAAGGAAGCCGGCGAGACGGTGGCCGGCGCCAACGAAGAGGCCGAGCGCACGGTGTCCGACGCCGCGTCGGAGGCCGAGCGGATCCTCGCCGACGCGCGCGCCCGCGCCGAGCAGATGATGGGCGACGCCCACAACGAGGCCGAGCGCATGGTCGCCGCCGGGCAGGCCGAGTACCAGAACCTCACCGACCGCTCCCGCGCCGAGTCCGAGCGCATGATCCAGGCCGGCCGCGACGCTTACGAGCGCGCCATCGAGGACGCCCGCGCCGAGCAGACGCGGCTCGTCTCGCAGACCGAGGTGGTCCAGGCCGCGCACGCCGAGTCGGCCCGCATCGTCGACGAGGCCCACGCCGAGGCCGACCGCCAGCGCGCCGACTGCGACGCGTACGTGGACGGCAAGCTCGCCGAGTTCTCGGAGCTGCTCGCGACCACGCTGCGCACCGTCGACTCGGGCCGCAACCACCTGCGTTCCCCGGTGAACCTGGGCGGCAGCGGCGGTCGTCCGACGCTGTACGACTACCAGGTCTGACCCCCTGCGGGAGTGACGCTCGGCACCAGCGCGAAACCACTGGCGCACCGTGCGTACCCTGGTATCCGATGTCAGAGAACCCTGCCCAGAACACCCGCCCCGCACAGCTCGACGACAAGAGCCCGTGGGTGGTCGACACCCGTGAGCTCGGCCGGCGCGCCGGCCTGAGCCGCGACGTGCGCCGGAGCGTGCCGATCGAGGCCGCCCTCGGTGTGCCCGACGTCATCTCGCTCGAGGCCGGCTCCGTCCTCGAGCTCGACCTGCTCCTCGAATCCGTGGTCGAGGGTGTGCTGGTCAGCGGAACGGCAAGCGCCACCGCCACCGGCACGTGCTCGCGCTGCCTCGACCCCCTCACCGAGGAGATCGAGGTCGACCTCACCGAGCTGTTCGCCTACCCCGGCACGGCCACGGAGGAGACCACCGACGAGGACGAGATCCCGCGGCTGATCGACGACCGGATCGACCTCGAACCGATCGTCCGCGACGCCGTGGTCCTGGCGCTTCCCCTCGTGCCGCTGTGCGAGGAGGACTGCGCCGGGCTGTGCACCGAATGCGGCGTCAAGTGGGCCGATCTCGAGCCCGGACACGGGCATGAGAAGATAGACCCTCGGTGGGCCGCGCTGGTCGAGCGATTCGACGAGAACGCGGGCGAAAAGCCTGCGCACGGCTCCGGAGAGCAAGCCTGACGAGCGTCCAGCTCGATCCGGGAGAAGTCAGTTCGGCTCGTGAACGCGGGCAGACAGTCTGAAGGAGATCTACTCGTGGCCGTCCCGAAGCGGAAGATGTCGCGATCCAACACGCGCGCGCGCCGCAGCCAGTGGAAGGCGGCTCCGGTTCAGCTGGTGCCCTGCTCCAACCGCGCCTGCCGCCAGCCGAAGCTCCAGCACATCGCGTGCCCGACGTGCGGCCAGCACAACGGCCGCCAGGTCGTCGAGCCCGCCTGATCGGGCAGCCGACCATGGGGGGTAAGTCCGCCGGGGGACCCGCGGCCGATCCCATCACACTGCTCGAGGCGCTCGGGGTCGAATTCGACCCCGAGCTCCTTCGGCTTTCGCTGACCCACCGCTCGTACGCGTACGAGAACGGTGGGCTCCCGCCCAACGAGCGGCTGGAGTTCCTCGGCGACGCGGTGCTCGGCCTGGTCGTCACGGACCACCTGTACACCACGCACCCGGACCTGCCGGAAGGCCAGCTCGCGAAGCTGCGCGCCAGCGTCGTCAACATGCACGCGCTGGCGGGTGTCGCCCGCGGGCTGGGTGAGGGCGGTCTCGGGGCGCACCTGTTGCTGGGCAAGGGCGAAGAGCTCACCGGCGGCCGGGACAAGGCGAGCATCCTCGCCGACGGTCTCGAAGCCGTGATCGGTGCCACCTACCTGGCTCACGGCATCGAGGTCGCGCGCAAGCTCGTGCACCACCTCTTCGACGGCCTGCTGGCCGAGGCGCCCCTGCGCGGGGCCGGTCTCGACTGGAAGACCAGCCTGCAGGAGCTCACCGCCTCCTCCGGTCTCGGCGTGCCCGAGTACCGCGTGGAGGACACCGGTCCGGACCACCGCAAGGAGTTCACCGCCACGGTGCTCGTCGCGGGTCGTCCGCTGGGAGACGGTTCCGGCACCACGAAGAAGGAAGCCGAGCAGAAGGCCGCCGAAACGGCGTGGCGCGCCCTCTCCGAAGAGCGGGGCCACGGCTCCGACGGTTCGGCCAAGTCCGAAGGCTGACGCCCGCCGGTCCGGAAGTGTCGTACCGGGCGGGCAGAATGGACGCCATGCCCGAACTTCCCGAGGTCGAGGTCGTGCGCGCCGGCCTCGCGGCCCACGTGGCCGGTCGCACCGTCAGCAAGGTCGAGGTCCTGCACCCGCGCGCGATTCGCAGGCACGCCCTCGGCGCCGAAGACTTCACCGGCCGTCTGGCCGGTGTCGTGGTCGAGGCCGCGCGCCGGCGGGGCAAGTACCTGTGGCTCGAGCTGTCGCATGGTGAGGCCGTGCTCGCGCATCTCGGCATGAGCGGCCAGATGCTGGTGCAGCCCGAGGGCACGCCCGACGAGAAGCACCTGCGCGTACGCGTCCGCTTCGACGACGACGGTCCGGAGCTGCGGTTCGTGGACCAGCGCACGTTCGGCGGCCTCGCGCTCGACGAGCTCGCCGACGTCGAGGGCGACCTGCTGCCCGCTACCATCGCCCACATCGCGCGCGACCCGATGGACGCGCGGTTCGACCCGGCGGCTGCCGTGAAGGCGTTGCGTTCGCGGCGCACCGAGGTCAAACGCGCACTGCTGGACCAGACCCTCGTCTCCGGCGTCGGCAACATCTACGCCGACGAAGCCTTGTGGCGCACCAAGTTGCACGGCACCCGGCCCACCGACAAGCTCACCAGCGCCCAGGGGAGCGCGCTGCTGGCCGCCGCCGGCGAGGTGATGAACGCCGCGCTCGCCGTGGGCGGCACGTCCTTCGATGCCTTGTACGTCAACGTGAACGGGCAATCCGGGTACTTTTCCCGTTCCCTCGACGCGTACGGCCAGGAGGGACTACCGTGCCGCCGGTGCGGAACGGCGATCCGGCGGGAACCGTTCATGAACCGCTCGTCCTACTCCTGCCCGAAGTGCCAGCCGCGGCCCCGCAGCTCGCGTTGATGCGCCTGTCGGGGCGATCAACTAGGATGAACGCGGCGGAAGAGGAGCAGCATGACGGAGCCGGACAGATCGTCGCTGGCCGACAAGATCGACCAGCTGTTCCACGTCGTGCGCCGGCCCGACCGCGAGCAGTACAGCCACGAGGAGGTCGCCCGCGCGTGCCGTGAGGCGACGGGGGAGAGCTTCTCCACCACGTACCTCTGGCAGCTGCGCACCGGGCGTCGCGACAATCCCACGAAGCGTCATCTCGAGGCGCTCGCGCAGTTTTTCGGCGTTCCTCCGGCATACTTCTTCGACGACGAGCAGAGCGTGAAGATCGCGGAAGAGCTGGCGTTGCTCGGCGCCTTGCGCGACGCCGGTGTCCGCGATGTGGCGCTGCGGGCCATCACGCTCTCGCCCGACGGGCTCGACACGATCAGCGACATGATCGACGCGATCGCCCGGAGGGAGGCCGCGCGAAGCGGCGTGAAGAAGGAGGACTGAGCGGTGGCGGACCGGCAGCGCGAGCTCTGGCGACGGTGCCGTCGCCTGGCCGAGGCGCCGGCGCTGCCCGAGCCCTTCGACGCCGCCGAGTTCGTGGCGGGCATCGCCGCCGGTCGCGGCCGGCCGATCGAGCTGATGCCGGTGAACGCGCCGTCCGGCGGGCCGTGCGGCCTGCTGATGAGCACCGCGCGCGCCGACTACATCCTCTATCCCACCAACACCACGGCCCTGCACCGGCGCCACATCCTGCTGCACGAGGTGGGCCACCTGCTGTGCGGGCACGTCGGGTCCGACGCCGGCGCCGAAGGTGCGGCGATCGACACCGCCGTGAGTCGCGCGTTGATGCCGAACCTTTCGCCCGAGCTGGTCCGCCGCGTGCTGGGGCGGACCACGTACTCGGCGGTGGAGGAGCAGGAAGCCGAGCTTGTGGCGTCGTTGCTCGCCCAGCGCGCGGCGAAGGTGCAGGCGCCGCGGCCGGAACCGGACAGCGGCATGGCCCGCATGGACGACATGTTCGGCGGCCGCCCGCGCCGCCGGAACCCGTGATCGAGACGCTGGCGTACCTGGCCTGCGTGCTCGGGTTCGCCGGCTTCGGCGTGAAGCTGCTCGAGGCCGGGCGCGATCAGCCGGCGCGGACGCTGTGGTTCCTCGCCGGCTTCGGCATCTGCATCGCGCTCGGCATCACCGACGGCATGCCGGCGATGGACGAGCTGGCCGGCCACCACCGCTGGTACGCCGAGTACGCGCCGCTCGCCGGCGACCTCGCCAAGTTCGGCGCGATCGGGTTCACGGTCGCGTTCACGCGCTCGATGCGCTTCGGCGCCGACGCGCGCCTGGGCTGGCACGCGGTGTTGTCGTGGTTCGTGATCGCGGTGGAGATCGTGCTGTTCACCCTTGCAGGCCCGGACCGCTCCGGCGACGAGACGGTCGTCGCCGCTGAGGGGCGACCGTTCCTGATCGCGTACGAGCTGGTGTTCGTCGTGTACGGCGTGCTCAGCCTGACGCTCGTCGCCGTGTTCTTCGCGCGCTTCGCCACGCGCGCCCGCGCGGGTTCGCTTCGCACCGGGCTGTGGCTGATCTTCGCCGGCGTGGTGGCGGCGGTGGCGTGGACGCTGTGGGACCTCGACGACGTGGCCGCGCTGATCTCGGATGGCCGCGTCGGGGCGACGGAGGACCTCCCGGCCGCGGTGCTGGGGGCCACGTGCGTGGTGCTCGCGGTGGCGGGGTCGACGTTGTCGGTGTGGGGGCCGTCGCTCGCCACGCCGTTCCGCTGGATGCGCGCGTACCGCGGCTACCGCCGGATCGAGCCACTGTGGACGGTGCTGCGCGACGCCGTGCCCGGCATCGCCCTGGATCCGGCGAGCGGGCTCGGGCGTGGTGCGGAGTTCGCGCTGTACCGGCGCGTGATCGAGATCCGCGACGGGCACCTCGCGCTGCGGCCGTACTTCGACCCGGACCTGCCCGCGCGCGTGGTGGACCGCGCCCGGCGCGACGGCGTGCCGACCCGCCGGGTGGCCGCGACCGTCGACGCCGCCACGCTCGCGGCGGCCCTCGTCGCGCGCGAAGCGGACCACCGGTTCCAGCCCGACGATGCCGACGCGCCCGAGAGCCGGGCCGTGGCCGCCGACGTGAGTGCCGAGGCCGCGTGGCTCATCGAGGTGACGCGCGCGTGGCGGCGCTCGGCTCTGGTGGCCGACGTGCGACGCGAAACCCGGCGTGAGCTGGGCGTTCCAGTCTGATCTTCACCTCTGTGCGCGGATGGTTTCCGCCGAATGGCCGTCCGCCGTGCGCACTACTGCGCAATGCGTGGTACCGTTCCAAGCGCAAGACTGGAGGGTGCCGTGGAGATCAGTCAGCTGCTCAAGGGAGTGCTGGACCTGGCGGTGCTGGCCGTGCTTCGCGAAGACGACGGGTACGGCTACGACGTGCTCCGAAGACTTCGCGTGGCCGGCCTGGAGGAAGTGGGGGACGCTTCCGTCTACGGCACGTTGCGCCGGCTGTACAAGGCCGGGTTGCTGACGTCGTACGTCGTGCCGAGCGAAGAGGGCCCGCACCGCAAGTACTACAGCCTGAACGAGCCGGGGAGAGCGCGGCTGCAGGAGTCGGGGAAGACGTGGGCGAGTTTCGCGTCGACGATGAACGGGTTACTGGGAGAGGCAGCATGAGTACGGAGAAGCCCACCGCGGTGCGCGTGTACCTGGCGAGGGTCCGCACCGCGCTCGGCGATCTGCCCGCGGGGGAGATCGAGGAGATCCTGGAGGACGTCCGGCCGCACCTGGCCGAGATGGAAAACGAGCTGGGGGCCGACGCGCGCGTCGAGCAGCTCATCGAACGGCTCGGCTCGCCGGAGAGCTACGCGGCCGAGCTGCGGGCGTCCGGGGGTTATCCGCCGGCGCCCGCGGGTGCCGAAGCGGCCACGGCCGTGCTGGCTCCGGCGAAGGCCCCGAGCCTGTTCGCGGCGAGATTTGCCTTGTGGGGCTTGGTGTTCTGCGCCGCGGGGCTCGCGTTGTTCGCTTTCGCGGCGGCGGTGAGCCTCGACCCGGACAGGTTGCTGGGTCTGCTGCTCCTGGCGCCGGTGTTCGCGTTGAGCCTGATTTTCTTGTTCCACCGCGGGGTTTCGGCCGTGCTGGAGCTGCCCGAGGTCGTGCGGACGCGGGAGTCGGTGCGGTCGTGGCGCTCCAACCGCGAGGGCGACAAGGCCGTGGCGTACCTGCGTTCGCTGAAGCCCGCGTGGTGGGTGGTGTGTGCGGTGGCCCTGATCGGGTTCGGCCTGCTGCTCATGGTGCGGCACTCGTACGCGGTGCTGCTGCTGCCTTTCCTCATCGCGGCCGCCGCGGCGGTGATCTGGGCCGGGCCGAAGACCGGCGGCGACCGCCGGCTGCTGTGGATCGCGGTGCCGGTGTCGGCGTTCGTGATCGGCGGCGCGTTCGGCGGCTTCGGCGCCGCGATCGACCTGATCACACACCGCACGTACTACCCGGACACGACGTCGTACTCGTCGCCGTCCACGGACACCTACGGCAACCAGCAGCTGCGGTACGGC
Protein-coding regions in this window:
- a CDS encoding MAB_1171c family putative transporter; this translates as MIETLAYLACVLGFAGFGVKLLEAGRDQPARTLWFLAGFGICIALGITDGMPAMDELAGHHRWYAEYAPLAGDLAKFGAIGFTVAFTRSMRFGADARLGWHAVLSWFVIAVEIVLFTLAGPDRSGDETVVAAEGRPFLIAYELVFVVYGVLSLTLVAVFFARFATRARAGSLRTGLWLIFAGVVAAVAWTLWDLDDVAALISDGRVGATEDLPAAVLGATCVVLAVAGSTLSVWGPSLATPFRWMRAYRGYRRIEPLWTVLRDAVPGIALDPASGLGRGAEFALYRRVIEIRDGHLALRPYFDPDLPARVVDRARRDGVPTRRVAATVDAATLAAALVAREADHRFQPDDADAPESRAVAADVSAEAAWLIEVTRAWRRSALVADVRRETRRELGVPV
- a CDS encoding PadR family transcriptional regulator, whose protein sequence is MEISQLLKGVLDLAVLAVLREDDGYGYDVLRRLRVAGLEEVGDASVYGTLRRLYKAGLLTSYVVPSEEGPHRKYYSLNEPGRARLQESGKTWASFASTMNGLLGEAA
- the mutM gene encoding bifunctional DNA-formamidopyrimidine glycosylase/DNA-(apurinic or apyrimidinic site) lyase, which produces MPELPEVEVVRAGLAAHVAGRTVSKVEVLHPRAIRRHALGAEDFTGRLAGVVVEAARRRGKYLWLELSHGEAVLAHLGMSGQMLVQPEGTPDEKHLRVRVRFDDDGPELRFVDQRTFGGLALDELADVEGDLLPATIAHIARDPMDARFDPAAAVKALRSRRTEVKRALLDQTLVSGVGNIYADEALWRTKLHGTRPTDKLTSAQGSALLAAAGEVMNAALAVGGTSFDALYVNVNGQSGYFSRSLDAYGQEGLPCRRCGTAIRREPFMNRSSYSCPKCQPRPRSSR
- a CDS encoding DUF1700 domain-containing protein, which encodes MSTEKPTAVRVYLARVRTALGDLPAGEIEEILEDVRPHLAEMENELGADARVEQLIERLGSPESYAAELRASGGYPPAPAGAEAATAVLAPAKAPSLFAARFALWGLVFCAAGLALFAFAAAVSLDPDRLLGLLLLAPVFALSLIFLFHRGVSAVLELPEVVRTRESVRSWRSNREGDKAVAYLRSLKPAWWVVCAVALIGFGLLLMVRHSYAVLLLPFLIAAAAAVIWAGPKTGGDRRLLWIAVPVSAFVIGGAFGGFGAAIDLITHRTYYPDTTSYSSPSTDTYGNQQLRYGNEDVDNVYAFDASGKPLTDVYLYDDQGRPLTVTRYGCEQDTGTRSKVGEDNRFPRPQLVQGVQDANGNRDGYNGYLGYCHEQAGVPFAAAIPKPVTSAPSAPSSAPAKPTSSAPAKTTSPTSPAPPTR
- the rnc gene encoding ribonuclease III encodes the protein MGGKSAGGPAADPITLLEALGVEFDPELLRLSLTHRSYAYENGGLPPNERLEFLGDAVLGLVVTDHLYTTHPDLPEGQLAKLRASVVNMHALAGVARGLGEGGLGAHLLLGKGEELTGGRDKASILADGLEAVIGATYLAHGIEVARKLVHHLFDGLLAEAPLRGAGLDWKTSLQELTASSGLGVPEYRVEDTGPDHRKEFTATVLVAGRPLGDGSGTTKKEAEQKAAETAWRALSEERGHGSDGSAKSEG
- a CDS encoding DUF177 domain-containing protein → MSENPAQNTRPAQLDDKSPWVVDTRELGRRAGLSRDVRRSVPIEAALGVPDVISLEAGSVLELDLLLESVVEGVLVSGTASATATGTCSRCLDPLTEEIEVDLTELFAYPGTATEETTDEDEIPRLIDDRIDLEPIVRDAVVLALPLVPLCEEDCAGLCTECGVKWADLEPGHGHEKIDPRWAALVERFDENAGEKPAHGSGEQA
- the rpmF gene encoding 50S ribosomal protein L32, giving the protein MAVPKRKMSRSNTRARRSQWKAAPVQLVPCSNRACRQPKLQHIACPTCGQHNGRQVVEPA
- a CDS encoding DivIVA domain-containing protein, which encodes MYRVFEALDELVTIVEEARGVPMTSSCVVPRGDVLELLDDVRDALPGEVDDAQDVLDKRDDLLHAARKEAGETVAGANEEAERTVSDAASEAERILADARARAEQMMGDAHNEAERMVAAGQAEYQNLTDRSRAESERMIQAGRDAYERAIEDARAEQTRLVSQTEVVQAAHAESARIVDEAHAEADRQRADCDAYVDGKLAEFSELLATTLRTVDSGRNHLRSPVNLGGSGGRPTLYDYQV
- a CDS encoding helix-turn-helix domain-containing protein; translation: MTEPDRSSLADKIDQLFHVVRRPDREQYSHEEVARACREATGESFSTTYLWQLRTGRRDNPTKRHLEALAQFFGVPPAYFFDDEQSVKIAEELALLGALRDAGVRDVALRAITLSPDGLDTISDMIDAIARREAARSGVKKED